The segment TCTATGCTCCCTTAGAAGGAGGATTTGAAGGACGCTATCAACGACGTTTACGCACCAATGGCTATCATACCTTCTCCCTCACCGCCAGAGGACTCGGCGACGTGAGTGCCTATTTGATGGGGGTTCATGGAGTTCGTCCTCCCCACTTAGGCAAAAAAAACATCGGTCAAGAAGCAGCCGTCGGACCTGTCTATTTTGTCCCCCCCATTGCAGCCTATCAACTGGAAACCCTACCCCCCAAATCAAAAGGGTTGGTACTATGGATTCTTGAAGGCTTCATTCTGTCCCAAACCGAATTAGAATATCTGGCTAATTTACCGACGCTTGAACCTCGACTCAAAGTTGTCATCGAACTTGGTGGAGAACGTTATTTTTCTTGGAAACCTTTACCAGAAGTTATCAAAGTTGCTTAGGTGTCGGCCAAGGAAAAGAAAATTATTTCTTTGGCCTTGACAATGATCAGTCGGTGTTGTTAACCTAGTTAAAGTGAATAAATTCGCAAATAACTGCGGGTGTAGTTTAGTGGTAAAACCTTAGCCTTCCAAGCTAATGATAGGGGTTCGATTCCCCTCACCCGCTTAATAGTTTCTGTATAGTCCCTAATTATTTGTCATCGGTAACGAATTAATAAAGAAATAGTTTAGCAACATCATTGTGTTAAGACGACAAATAATTAGTAACTGTAAAATGGTTTCATAGGGACAAAAAGTAGCGAATCTTTAGATGGTGCAGCTCCCAACAGACATTTAATTTTGTGGATCACAGCGAATTTCTAACATAAACCCATCAGGATCATAAAAATAAATACCCCGACCGGTTGGACGACTCACTGGACCATGATCGATAATAACGTCATTTTGTTTTAACACTTCAACCGCGTGATCAAATAACTCAGGAGCAATATCAAAGGCTAAATGATTGGCGCGAGTAAATTGATATTTTGGGTCAGCATTAGGAGGTAATAAATCGGGTTCTGAAAATAAATCTAAAATCACCCCATCAGGAGTCATAAAATTAGCGACTTTTCCTTGTTCAACTAAACTTTTTAAGGTACTGGGAATTTCTTCTCCTGTTAACTCATGGAGTCCCAAAATTTGTCCATAGAAATAGCGTGAAGCAGCCATATCTTTAACATTTAAGGCAAAATGATGAACCTTGCGTAAATTGCCTAAAACCAGTCCTACAGTTTCCATGATAGTTAATAGTTGATAGTTAACTAGGTGATTACAAATATAACGTAGGGTGGGCAATGCCCACCTTCCTTACTCAATGATAAATTAACTATTCACTGTTGACTGATAGCTCGAAATAATGAGAATTGTAGAGGAGTAATCGAAACTAAAAAAAATTAGGGTTAATCAACGGGAAATTCACCCCCAATACCAATTCCTGTATTGAAGATTTGAGCATCATGTAGAGTCAAAGCAACCATAGAAGCCCCAGTCACATCAGCATCATAAATCATCGCTTGAGTAAAATTAACCCCATCGAGATTACTATCATTAAGACTCGCATTAGTGACTAAAGCAGAGGTTAAGTTTGCTCCGGCTAAATTGGCTCCTGTTAAATCAGCCCCTTCTAGGTTCGCTTCAGTGAGATTAGCCCCTTTTAGGTTAGCATTCCTTAAATCAGCCCCGATTAAATGGGCTGTCCTCAAATCAGCCCCCGACAAATCACATCCAGCGCACTCCCTAGTATTGAGTAATTGTTCAACATGGGTAGGGTTAGCTGCTTTAGCTGAAGTCCCCAATAACAACGGAGTTAATAGCGTCACAATAGCGATAATTTGGCGTTGCCCGATCATGGTACTTAACTCCTCATCTCAACTGTAAAAATTCTAGAAGATTTTATTTCATAAGACGCGATTATTTAAGGATTCGTTCCGTTCTTCTGACTAACAGCGCAATTCTGTCTCAAAAAATTTAATAAACAAATGAGACAAATTCGCGGGGATTTGCTAGAATAACAAGCGGTCATTCAGCGTATAGAGAGAATCTTTGAGTCAAGCAATAGAGATTCCCAATTTAGATATCTTGGCGCAAGAGCTAGCCGCTATCCAACAAACGGGTTCCAAACGGATCGCCCTCTTAGGTTCGCGCCACGTTCCTATCACTCATCAGCAATTGATTGAAATGATGAGTTATGCCCTAGTTTTAGGGGGTAATCGTCTTATGACTTCTGGAGCCACTGGAACCAATGCAGCAGCCATTAAAGGGGCAATGCGGGCTGATCCCAATCTATTAACGGTGATTTTACCCCAAAGCCTAGAACGTCAGCCCAGAGAGTCTAGAGAGCAACTACAGCAGGTTGTTCATTTGGTGGAAAACCCCGAAAATGACTCTCTTTCCCTAGGAGAAGCCAGTGCGCTGTGTAACCGCGAAATTATCTCTCGCTGTCAGCAGTTGATTTGTTTTGCTTTTCATGATAGTCATACCCTTCTACAAACCTGTGCTGAAGCAGAGGAACAACGTAAGCTAGTCACGTTATTCTACTTTGATTAACATTTGTACGGGCTTAAGATTATTAAGCCCCTACTGACTGACTTGGTGACTTCGTTAATAATTACTCTAGTAATTCCGTTTGGTCGATTTCCACCGCTTTTTTGAAGGCTAGGGGTTTTTTCTCTAATTCCGGTAGGGCAATTAACTCCCGTTGCCGTTCTTTAACCGTCTTAGGCATTAACATCGGTAACGCTTCTGGCTGTTCGATCCAACAATTAGCCACAGGTAAAGTATGTTCAAGATCTTCTAGTAATCTGGGAATAATCATCACCGCGTGGAGTTCTCCGATCTTTTCAGCTTCTTGGATACCCGCTTCAATGGCTACAGCAACATTAGCTACCGAACCGCGA is part of the Rippkaea orientalis PCC 8801 genome and harbors:
- a CDS encoding NAD(P)H-quinone oxidoreductase subunit N, with amino-acid sequence MALLTNGKGFIRALEKSGSLAVYAPLEGGFEGRYQRRLRTNGYHTFSLTARGLGDVSAYLMGVHGVRPPHLGKKNIGQEAAVGPVYFVPPIAAYQLETLPPKSKGLVLWILEGFILSQTELEYLANLPTLEPRLKVVIELGGERYFSWKPLPEVIKVA
- a CDS encoding VOC family protein codes for the protein METVGLVLGNLRKVHHFALNVKDMAASRYFYGQILGLHELTGEEIPSTLKSLVEQGKVANFMTPDGVILDLFSEPDLLPPNADPKYQFTRANHLAFDIAPELFDHAVEVLKQNDVIIDHGPVSRPTGRGIYFYDPDGFMLEIRCDPQN
- a CDS encoding pentapeptide repeat-containing protein, producing MIGQRQIIAIVTLLTPLLLGTSAKAANPTHVEQLLNTRECAGCDLSGADLRTAHLIGADLRNANLKGANLTEANLEGADLTGANLAGANLTSALVTNASLNDSNLDGVNFTQAMIYDADVTGASMVALTLHDAQIFNTGIGIGGEFPVD